A segment of the Cenarchaeum symbiosum A genome:
AAAATATCAGTAGACCCCCGGTCGTCCATACACTCTGCGGCATCCTCGCTCTTTGATGAAGCAAAGAGGCAGTCGGGGGCCGTGCCCGCGATAGAAAAGCTCAGGGCCAAGGCGGCAAAGGAGCTCGACGCGCTCAGGCGCGATTCGGAGGAGCAGGCCGCCTCGGTCTCGTTTACAAAAGTGAGGAGGAAGAGCTGGTACGAAAGATACCGGTGGTTCTTTACTACAGACGGCAGCTTGGCCGTGGGCGGCAGGGACTCGTCGTCCAACACGTCGATAATACGCAGGCACCTTGATGCAAACGACAGGGTCTTCCACGCGGACACCTTCGGCTCGCCATTCTTCATACTCAAGGACGGCGCGGACTCCCGGCCGGCCGGCCTGGAGGAGGCGGCCCATGCCACTGTCTGCTTCAGCAGGGCCTGGCGCGAGGCCATGTACGGGCTGAGCGCCTACTGGGTTCTGCCAGAGCAGGTCAAAAAGGCGGCCCCAAGCGGGCAGTTTCTCCCAAAGGGCTCGTTCGTTATAGAGGGCCGGCGCAACTTTGTCAAGATACCGACCCTCCGGCTGGCCGTAGGCCTGGTCCAGGACAAGGCAGGCGTGACGCTGACGTGCGGGCCGCCTGAAGCCGTCAAGGGGAGATGCACTGCATACGCGGTGATAGAGCCCGGCGGGTCGGAGATGACGGATGCAGCAAAAAAGATCCGGCTGGGCTTTATGGCGGTAAACGAGCAGCTCGCAGGGCGGGTCTCCATGGACGACTATGTCAGGGCGCTTCCCGCCGGCAAGAGCCACGTGGTGGAGACCGGGGAGGGCGGGGCGCAGGAATAGTATTCTCGTTTTACATGGATTAAACGCCTGACCGGCAGATCCACTGTAACATTATGATTCCCCGCGGCATTGAACAGCACGTCTGGAAAAGAATGCAAGACAAGCCTGTTCCGGGATTATCTCGCTGGTGATTGTAGGATAAACATCCGTGTCTACCGATCCCGGGGGGTTTTATATTTTGGGTGGCGGCCATATCACTATGAGTGAAATTAGAGAATATCTCGATTTTGAGGTGATCAAGGAGAGGTGGAATGTGTATGATCTAGAAGATGGCACCAAAATAAAAACACGCATGATGTTGTACAACGTCTGGTTGGGAACCGACAATTCTGGATCAAAAAAATATCTCTGCGACATCCGCAAGGCAGAGGTTCTATTATGTGATCCTTCCATGCAGGGAGAAAAAGATCAAACAGACTACACCCCGGAACAATTAGGCCAAAGTATTGAAAAGGACGCATGTCAGTATACAACAACATCGTACGAACCATCAGAATACACCTTTGGCGATAATGCAAGGATGTTCATCCACTCAAACATGGGCAGGATATCACGAACTAGTATCTTTGACTCTGGCGGCAACCGGATCTATTCGTATGACTTGGCTTCGTCTCCATCCATTTGCCAAGACAGACTGCAAGGGTGAAAACCGTGCCACCTGGACCGCACTGGAAGATATTCCCACTGCTGCCAACGGGGATGAATATTATAACTGTGCGTCGAATTCCACAATCACGGAATCTCCCATGACGGGAATACATACAACTTGTACGATCTCTGCATCATCGAGATCATCGTTGGTTGATCCGGTTATCTTTTTTACCTCCCCGTCTCGAAAGATCATACTTTTGCTCATATATTACCTGCGAACTCTTTTCATATAAACCACCTCACACGCGGGACGTGAGAGTTTGGGAGCGGAAATTCTTTTTTTGAGGAGGAATCTGTGCCTGAAACCGGGCCTTGCAAGGCCGGGGGGATAAACTCCCACGCGTAGGTACCGAAGTCTTTTACGCCCGTGGGGGCCACGTGGGGGTGTTGTCTGCCGCCCTAACGCAGGAAGACGGGGAGGCGCTGGTTCGCGCAGCCCGGGCCGCGGTCACTGCGTTTCTGGAGGGCAGGCAGGCGGGGCCCGACCCGGGCCTCGAGTCAAGACTCCCCGATTCCGGGGTCTTTGTTACGTTGCAGCGGAAAGGCTCGCTTCGTGGGTGCATCGGGTATACGGAGCCCCAAAGGCTTGCGCGCGCCCTGCATGATGCGGCGATAGCCGCGGCAACCCAGGATCCGCGCTTTGAGCCGGTGGCAGCAGACGAGCTTGGGGATATCACATTTGAGGTGACGGTGCTGACGCCGCCCGAGCGCATAACGGTGGACCACCCGTCGGAGTACCCCTCTAGGATCACGGTGGGGCGCGACGGTCTGGTGGTCAGGCGCGGTTCTGACTCGGGGCTGCTGCTACCGCAGGTGCCCGCCGAATACAACTGGGATTCTGCAGAGTTTCTCTCGCATACGTGCATCAAGGCGGGCCTTGAACGCGATGTATGGCGCACAAAAGACCTGGAGGTGTACAGGTTCGGCGGCACCGTATTCAGAGAGGAGGAGCCCTGCGGCAGGATAAGCGGGGGGTAGGCCCGTACATCACGGGTATGCGAGCTCTGTGGAAAGCAGCCCGTTTATCTCGTCTATCTTTATCCTGTCCTGTTCCATCGTGTCGCGTCTTCTTACCGTGACTGTCCCGTCCTCGAGAGTCCTGTGGTCGATGGTAATGGCAAGCGGCGCCCCTATCTCGTCGAGGCGCCTGTACCTTCTGCCTATGGCGCCAGAATGGTCTAGGAACGCGTCATAGTCGCGCCGTATCGCCCCGTGTATCTCGTCGGTCTTTTCCCGGAGGCCGCCCTTCTTTACCAGCGAGAGAACACCCACGTGGACAGGTGCAAGGTATGGCCGCACCGACAGGACCGTCCTCTCGTTTTCCGCATCCTCCCGGAGGCTGTGCTCCAGAATCGTGTACAGGCTCCTGTCTATCCCCATGGACATCTCAAAGACGTGCGGCAGCACCTTCTCCTCGCCGTCCATTACCTCGAATTTCTCCCCGCTCTTTTTGGCGTGGGCGGACAGGTCGTAGTCGGAGCGATAATTGCACGCAACAAGCTCCAGCCAGCCCACCGTCGTCTCCACCTCAAAGTCAAAGGCGGCCTCGGCATAGAACGCCTTTTCTTTTTCGCCCAGCCTCCTAAACCTGCTCTTGCCCATGTCGATGCCGGTCTTTTCATAGAACTCGGCGAGCAGCCCTAGATGGTACGCCACAAACCTGTTGGGTATGATCCCGGATTCTACTGCCTCTGCGCAGCCCGTCTCTACTGTCTTCCCGCCCTGGTCGACCCTGAGTACTGCACCGGCCACCTCTGCAAGGTCCGCCTCGTCCAGCTTGCCGGGGTTGCAGAACACCTCTATCTCGGCCTGGTAGAACTCCCTGAGCCGCAGCAGGCTCTGCCTCGGCGAGATCTCGTTTCTAAAGCTCTTCCCGACCTGGGCTATCCCCAGCGGGAGCCTCCCCCTCATGGTCTTGAATATCCGGGGAAAGTCGACAAATATGGACTGGCACGTCTCGGGCCTAAGGTACGCAGGCTCGCCCCCGGGGCCTATCCCTACTTTGAATATCATGTTGAACCTCTCCGTCCCGCCGAGCGCCCCCCCGCACCCGGAGCACTTTACGCCATTGTCCGATATGGCACGGTCAAACTCCGCCGTATCGGAGGCCTCGGGCACCTCGATCCCCGCCGACTCGGAGATCAGCCTGTCGGCGCGAAACGTGGCGCCGCAGCCTGTGCACTTTACTATCGGGTCCGTAAAGCCCGCCAGGTGCCCCGACGCCTCAAAGACGGACTCTGACATGATCTGCGAGCCGTCGATCTCCATCATGCCGCCCCTCCTGACGAGCTCCCTTCTCCACAGGCCGAGAAACTTGTTCTTCATGCTGACTCCGGACGGTCCGTACTCCCAAAAGCCCGCCTGCGCGTCGCCATATACAGAGCAGCTCGGGAAATAAAATCCGTGCTCGAGGGCGAGCTTCATTACCTTGTCGTAGCCGGCCGCGGCGTATCCCCCCTATCCTGCCAGCGCCCTTGCCGCCTTTATGTTGCCGACATCATCCCGCGTCTCGTCTACCGGCGTCTCCACTACCATGGGTATCCCCCTCTTGCTGGCCAGCCGGGCGGCGGCCCGCATGCCCTCCTTTCCTATGCTGCCGAGGCCCACGTGGTAGTGCCTGTCGAGCTTTGAGCCGCAGCCGGCCTTTGCGTCGTTTAGATGTAGCACACGGAGGTTGTCGAGCCCCACCTTCTTGTCAAACTCGTCAAAGGATTTCTTGGCGCCGGCCCGGGTGCTCAGGTCGTACCCGTAGGCAAATGCGTGGCACGTATCAAGGCAGACGCCGAACCTCTTGGCGGGCCTGAGCTGCGAGAGTATTGATCCCAGCTGCCCAAACTCCGAGCCGACCGAGTTTTTTTGTCCCGCCGTGTTCTCGAGCAGTATGGTTACCCCGTTCTTGACCCCGGCCGCGCTCTTGTATGCCTTGACAAGCCTCTCTATCCCCTTCTCCTCGCCCGCCCCGAGGTGGCTCCCTAAATGCGTCACCAGGAACGGTATCCCCAGCAGCCCGCACCTCTCCACCTCGCCGATCAGTGTGTCGACGGATTTTTTGTGGGATTCATCGTTGGTGGACGCGAGGTTGGGCAGGTAGGGCATGTGCACGCATGTGCCCGAAGGCTCTATCTTGCTCTCCTTTAGCTTTTTCTTGAAGGTGCCGGCCTCGTCTTTGGAGATCTCCTTTGCGCGCCACCCCCTTGGGTTTCTTGAAAATATCTGAAAGGCCGTGCAGCCCCGCTCCACTGCGTTGTCCACGGACCTGTCGATCCCCCCGGATATAGAGACGTGGCACCCCACCTGCATGGACGGGATGACCGCCGGGCATAATTTAAATCCGCGCCACCGATCTTGGTGGATTCGCCCGACCCAACGAGTGTGGTCGGCCGGGGCGTGCCGTCCATCCTGCGAGATTTTTATGGGTGCGCGGCCGATATAGGCCATGTCCTTTGGCTCCGACGAGATGTCCAAGTACCCGTTCCTTGCGGATTGGGGCAAGGACATACAGGACCAGGGCTTTACGCTCGAGCAGTTCGGCACGGATCCAGACCTGAAGAAGGTGGTAGACGGCGCATACGAGCGGATACAGGCGGCAGCCGACGGGAAGATCTACAAGACCGCGACCAGGTCCTCCCTGGAGAACGGGGTCTTTACATTTCTGCTGGCGGTCGTGCTGCTCAGGCTCAGCGGCATGGGCGTGCTGGTGTCCAAGTTCGTGCTGGCCGAGGCGCGCAGGGCCGAAAAATTCCTCGAATATGACCTGACCGGCGACCTACACGAGAAGAAGGGGAGGCTGGCCATACAGCTGATGGAGAACTTCCTCTCAGTAACTGTCTCAAGGCAGGGCTATGACTTTGCAATCGCGGCATCCGACTACATCCGGCACTCGGTGAACTTCCACGAGAGGGAATGGAAGATGGTAAACAGGAGGGTGCGGGGGGGAAAGGTGCTGCTCTCGTCACACGAGGCGGTCCGGCTGGTCCGGCAGGAGCTGGTAGGCTACATCCGCTCCCGCATAAACTCGGCCGATACACCGGAGATGTTCCCCATGTTCGAGGAGCCGGTGCAAAAACTGGTCTCGCTTGCACGGGCCAGGTTTCCCCAGGATAACACACCAACCACGGGCAAAACCCCGCCGTGCATACAGCACGGAATGGATGTGCTGGCCCGCGGCGAGAACCTGTCCCACTCGGGGCGCTTTATGCTGGCCACGTTTTTGCTCAACAGGGGCCAGTCTATCGAGCAGATAGCGCCGCTCTTCAAGAACGCCCCTGACTACAACCCAAAGGTCACCATGTACCAGCTCAACCATCTGGCGGGCTCGTCAAGGGACGGCGAGCAGTACACCTGCCCCTCGTGCGACAAGCTAAGAAGCCAGGGGCTCTGCCATGAGACGGAAGAATGCGCGGGGATAATCAACCCACTCCAGTTCGGGAAGAAGAGGACCGATGCATGAGAAGGATCTCTTGCTGCTGGCAGAGTCCTTCAAGAGGTATTATTTCGAGCACTTTGAGAGGATCCCCGTGCCCGACAGGGCCGCACAGCGCGAGTTCGGCTACCAGAGGTTCGGCGGCGGCATGGTGCGGCACATGCGCGTCAAGGGCTCAGACGAGCTGCGCCTGCTATTAATGCAGAACTCGCCGTCGGATGTATACTGTTCCAACGGGATATACTCGTTTCCGGAGCTGCCCATGTCGGACAAGGACTGGAAGGAGGCGGACCTCATATTCGACATAGATGCAAAAGATTTAGGGCTGCCCTGCAGAAAGGATCATACATTCCGGCGGTGCTCCTCGTGCGGCAGGTCCCACAGTGGGGACGGCTGCCCCCGGTGCGGCCCCGGCGCGCACGACCAAATCTCGGTACTCTGCAAGGACTGTATCGGCGGCGCAAAAAAGGAGGTCGAGAAACTAATGCACATACTGGAGGAGGACCTCGGCGTGGGGCGGGACTCTGTCGTTGTGTACTTTTCGGGCAACGAGGGCTTTCATGTGCACATAGGCGGGACACAGTTCCAGGGGCTCGGCTCTAGGGAACGGGGCGAGCTTGCCGATTATGTGAGGTTTGTCGGCGCCGTGCCCCAGGCGTTTGGCATGGGCCGCAACGGGGCGGCCCGCCGTGACTTTGATTATGACGACGAGGGTGGATGGAAGGGCAGGCTCCACAGGGAGTTCTTTGGCCCCAAGTCCCGCAGCTCGGTCGCCATTACCGCCGCGATAAAAGAAGGCCACAGGGCCTTTGGGGAGAGGCTAAAGCAGATCTCCCCCGTATTGGGCGCCAACATAGACCCCCATGTGACAACCGACATACACAGGATCTTCCGCCTGCCCGGATCGCTCAATGGCAAGAGTGGACTGGCCAAGATCCCCTGTATCAACCTGGACAAATTCGACCCGGGATCCGACGCCTGCCTCATAGACTCCGACGAGGTCCAAGTTACGGCGGATATGCCCATGCGCCTCAAGCTCGGGGGGAGGCGCTTTGGGCCGTATAACGGAGAAGCAGTCTCCGTGCCTAGGTTTGCAGCAGCCTACATGGTCTGCAAGGGCCTCGCGTCGGCCGCCTAGGGTCCCGTGCCTGAAAGAGGGACCATGACTCCCCAAAGGCCCGGATCGTGCCTGTTTTTCTGGTAAGACATTAATTTGCCCCGCAGGGGAAAACGTTGGATTTTGTATAGCGCAGCTACCGACAGGGAGACCCCTCCACCGGACACGGGCAAGTACGTCCGATGGGGGATAGTGGGCATAATTGCCGCCGTGATCATAGCCATAGGCAGCAACCAGGCCGTGACGCTCTCCATGAATATAAGCGAGTTTGACGACAAGTTCACAAAACCGCTCTTTTACTCCCTTGTCTCGGCGCTCATACTGGCGTCTGTCGCCCTGATCCGCGTCAATATAGTGGCCCGCTCCTCGGTATTCTGGTACATCGTCAACATGGGGGCCACCCTGGCGGCCGGTGGCTCGTCCCGCGAGCAGGTGTCCAACACCCCTCCCTACCGGGACTACAAGATAGGGGCGCCCCAGTTCGTCATCTGGCAGATAACCAAGGTCCTCCTCTTTGGGGCCTTCTTTACCAACGTGCTATTCGGCTTTGCGGCCATGGAAGTGGTCGAAGGAAACACGCTGGGGCTCGAGAACCTCCCCACGCTCTTCACGCTGCCATTTGTTACCCCGCCCACCGACCCCTCGTATTCCACAGAGACGGTCGTCCCGATGATGCCGGCCCTCTTGGTGCTGATACCACCGCTGCTGGGAGTGATAGGGCTGCGCCTGATCCTCTACGTGGGAATGCACTCGCTGATCTCGGTCTCCACCTCGTACATACGCGACGTGGCCGAGGGAAAGCCGAGATACCTCAACTATGTATCCACCATAGAGGCGCTGATAGGGATTGGCGTTCTGTGGACCGGCTTCAACCTGTTCTTTACCAGCGATATCGATTACAACACTAGATATCTGATAGCCGGCACTCTGGTGATAGGTGCCGCGCTTGTGGCGTTCTCGTTCATGGACCGGCTCCGCGCCAAGGTGCTCACTCACATGCTAAAGAGGGACGTCTACATACGGGTGCTTACAATAATAGCAATAGCAATAATCGTGGGGGCCGCGGTCTCTGTCAACAACAGCATAGCGGACGCCAGAAAGATCGAGTACCTCGGGCCCTACACCGCCCAGCAGATAGGCGTGAACCGCTACCTGGCCGAGCTCGGCGAGATTGAGGAGAGGACCCATGATGTGCAGCTCCAGTCGATATCGGCCAACAACATAGATGCATACATCGGGAACAACGGCGACGTTCTTGACGTGATAAGGGTCTGGGACTGGGAGGCCGCATTTGCAAAGCTCAAACCCGAGATCGGCCTGATACCATACGTGGACTTTGAGGACAACGACATACTCCGGTTCAACAATACACTGTACTGGACCGCCTCCATGAAGCCCATACTCCCGCAGTCTGTGGTGGCAGACGACGTCTGGTACAACGAGCACCTTGTGTACACTCATGTGCCCAACGGCTTTCTCACACTGGATGCCACCGAGGGGCAGATAGTGGACAGCGCCGAGTTCTTTTCGCAGAGGGCGATATACTATGGGGAGGGCGGGCTGCTAGAAGAGACGTGGTCCGCGTACCCGTCGAACCGCGAGGTCACCGCCGAGCTCAACGGCGCGTTCTACGAGGGGCCGGGCGGCCTGACACTGCCCCCGCCCATGAGCTGGGTCTTTGAGCCCAACTTTTTGCTCTCATTCCCGGGCGAGCCTGTCCACATAATGAGGTACAAGGACATCAACCTGAGAATGGAGACGCTGTACCCGTACTTTGTCTATGACTTTTTCGGCAAGGAGCTCGATTCATACCCGGTCACCGACGGCACCGATTCATACTGGCTGGTCCCCCTGATCTTTGGGACCCGTGCGGATGACGTCCCCTGGGCCATGAACAACCACTACATACGGCTTGTCGGCTACGCCCTGATTGACACATACGACGGCGACATAACCCTGCTCAAGATAGGCGACGACTTTTTCACAGAGATGTTTGAAAGCCAGTACGGCGAGGAGTTCCAGGAGATCCCCTCCTGGCTCGACGAGCAGATAAGATACCCCGTCGAGCTCTTCAACTGGAAGACCAGCATGTACAACTTTTACCATGTAACGGACGTGGAGACCTTCATACAGGCAAACGAGTTCTACGAGATCCCGCGGGGGCTCGACACCTACTATATCGAGGCAAAGCCTCCAGGCTTTGAGGAGCCCGAGTTTGTGGGGCTGCTCTCGCTGGAATTGAGGGGCTCGCAGGGGAGGAACCTTGCCGGCTTTATGATAGTGCAAAACGACCTGCCCAACCTGGGCAACATACTCTTCTATGAGGTGCCGCTAAACTCGACGACCAAGCTGATCGGCCCCACTGCCGTGCGCGAGGCGCTTGACAGGGACCCCGACTTTGCGCAGCTCAAGACGCTGCTGCGCAACCCGAGGATAGGCGACAACATACTGTACCACGTGGGCGAGCATGACACGTACTTTATCCCGGTGTATACTGCAGGCGCCGGGGGCGTGGTTGCGCAGCTAGGCACGATAGCCGCCGTTGGCGCGGCGTTTACCGGCGAGTACCATGTGGGCCTTGGCGAGACGCAGGAGGAGGCCTTTGAGGCGTACCTGCAAAAGCTCTCGGGCGTTACGCCGGCGCCGACGGACGCGGAGATTCCAGAGGAATCCCTCGAGCGCCAGGACAGGATCAGCCTGGTGCGGGCCCTGTTCGAGGAGTCAGGAATCGAGATAACCGAGCCGACATCGATACAGATACCGATATCATTCCAGGAGGGCGAGGTCTTCTTCTATACGGGGGCCGAGCAGGAGGAGACAGAGGAGCTCATCTCGGGCTTTATAGACGACTTTGTCACCCCGCGGAGCGACAGGATCCTCATGTGGGAGGAGGACGACGTCTTCAACTTCGGCACCGTGGTCATCCGGGACGGCATAGCGGAACTGCACTATGTATCCGTCGAGGTCGGCAGCTAGCTTGCTGCTGTTGCTTGACAACGGCTCCATATTCACCCGGCAGATAGCGGACCTGCTCCATGCCGCCGGCGCGATCTTCCGCAGGGTGTCCCCCGCGGAACTGGGCCCCGATGATGCAGCCCGCTTTGACTCCTACATACTCTCCGGGCGCCGCCGCAACGACGCGGCGGTAAACGCGTTCAACTCGCGCATAATCAGGCACGCGCTCTCCCGCGGCAAGCCTCTTCTGGGCATCTGCTATGGGGCGGAGATAATGGCGCTGACCCTCGGGGGCACCATACGGAGGACCGGCGCCCGCAGGGGCTACGGGAGTGT
Coding sequences within it:
- a CDS encoding conserved hypothetical protein (COG2078), with the protein product MGVLSAALTQEDGEALVRAARAAVTAFLEGRQAGPDPGLESRLPDSGVFVTLQRKGSLRGCIGYTEPQRLARALHDAAIAAATQDPRFEPVAADELGDITFEVTVLTPPERITVDHPSEYPSRITVGRDGLVVRRGSDSGLLLPQVPAEYNWDSAEFLSHTCIKAGLERDVWRTKDLEVYRFGGTVFREEEPCGRISGG
- a CDS encoding glycyl-tRNA synthetase (class II) (COG0423), which codes for MKNKFLGLWRRELVRRGGMMEIDGSQIMSESVFEASGHLAGFTDPIVKCTGCGATFRADRLISESAGIEVPEASDTAEFDRAISDNGVKCSGCGGALGGTERFNMIFKVGIGPGGEPAYLRPETCQSIFVDFPRIFKTMRGRLPLGIAQVGKSFRNEISPRQSLLRLREFYQAEIEVFCNPGKLDEADLAEVAGAVLRVDQGGKTVETGCAEAVESGIIPNRFVAYHLGLLAEFYEKTGIDMGKSRFRRLGEKEKAFYAEAAFDFEVETTVGWLELVACNYRSDYDLSAHAKKSGEKFEVMDGEEKVLPHVFEMSMGIDRSLYTILEHSLREDAENERTVLSVRPYLAPVHVGVLSLVKKGGLREKTDEIHGAIRRDYDAFLDHSGAIGRRYRRLDEIGAPLAITIDHRTLEDGTVTVRRRDTMEQDRIKIDEINGLLSTELAYP
- a CDS encoding endonuclease IV (COG0648): MQVGCHVSISGGIDRSVDNAVERGCTAFQIFSRNPRGWRAKEISKDEAGTFKKKLKESKIEPSGTCVHMPYLPNLASTNDESHKKSVDTLIGEVERCGLLGIPFLVTHLGSHLGAGEEKGIERLVKAYKSAAGVKNGVTILLENTAGQKNSVGSEFGQLGSILSQLRPAKRFGVCLDTCHAFAYGYDLSTRAGAKKSFDEFDKKVGLDNLRVLHLNDAKAGCGSKLDRHYHVGLGSIGKEGMRAAARLASKRGIPMVVETPVDETRDDVGNIKAARALAG
- a CDS encoding eukaryotic-type DNA primase, large subunit (COG2219); the protein is MSFGSDEMSKYPFLADWGKDIQDQGFTLEQFGTDPDLKKVVDGAYERIQAAADGKIYKTATRSSLENGVFTFLLAVVLLRLSGMGVLVSKFVLAEARRAEKFLEYDLTGDLHEKKGRLAIQLMENFLSVTVSRQGYDFAIAASDYIRHSVNFHEREWKMVNRRVRGGKVLLSSHEAVRLVRQELVGYIRSRINSADTPEMFPMFEEPVQKLVSLARARFPQDNTPTTGKTPPCIQHGMDVLARGENLSHSGRFMLATFLLNRGQSIEQIAPLFKNAPDYNPKVTMYQLNHLAGSSRDGEQYTCPSCDKLRSQGLCHETEECAGIINPLQFGKKRTDA
- a CDS encoding eukaryotic-type DNA primase, catalytic (small) subunit (COG1467), encoding MHEKDLLLLAESFKRYYFEHFERIPVPDRAAQREFGYQRFGGGMVRHMRVKGSDELRLLLMQNSPSDVYCSNGIYSFPELPMSDKDWKEADLIFDIDAKDLGLPCRKDHTFRRCSSCGRSHSGDGCPRCGPGAHDQISVLCKDCIGGAKKEVEKLMHILEEDLGVGRDSVVVYFSGNEGFHVHIGGTQFQGLGSRERGELADYVRFVGAVPQAFGMGRNGAARRDFDYDDEGGWKGRLHREFFGPKSRSSVAITAAIKEGHRAFGERLKQISPVLGANIDPHVTTDIHRIFRLPGSLNGKSGLAKIPCINLDKFDPGSDACLIDSDEVQVTADMPMRLKLGGRRFGPYNGEAVSVPRFAAAYMVCKGLASAA
- a CDS encoding conserved hypothetical protein (COG1615) yields the protein MGIIAAVIIAIGSNQAVTLSMNISEFDDKFTKPLFYSLVSALILASVALIRVNIVARSSVFWYIVNMGATLAAGGSSREQVSNTPPYRDYKIGAPQFVIWQITKVLLFGAFFTNVLFGFAAMEVVEGNTLGLENLPTLFTLPFVTPPTDPSYSTETVVPMMPALLVLIPPLLGVIGLRLILYVGMHSLISVSTSYIRDVAEGKPRYLNYVSTIEALIGIGVLWTGFNLFFTSDIDYNTRYLIAGTLVIGAALVAFSFMDRLRAKVLTHMLKRDVYIRVLTIIAIAIIVGAAVSVNNSIADARKIEYLGPYTAQQIGVNRYLAELGEIEERTHDVQLQSISANNIDAYIGNNGDVLDVIRVWDWEAAFAKLKPEIGLIPYVDFEDNDILRFNNTLYWTASMKPILPQSVVADDVWYNEHLVYTHVPNGFLTLDATEGQIVDSAEFFSQRAIYYGEGGLLEETWSAYPSNREVTAELNGAFYEGPGGLTLPPPMSWVFEPNFLLSFPGEPVHIMRYKDINLRMETLYPYFVYDFFGKELDSYPVTDGTDSYWLVPLIFGTRADDVPWAMNNHYIRLVGYALIDTYDGDITLLKIGDDFFTEMFESQYGEEFQEIPSWLDEQIRYPVELFNWKTSMYNFYHVTDVETFIQANEFYEIPRGLDTYYIEAKPPGFEEPEFVGLLSLELRGSQGRNLAGFMIVQNDLPNLGNILFYEVPLNSTTKLIGPTAVREALDRDPDFAQLKTLLRNPRIGDNILYHVGEHDTYFIPVYTAGAGGVVAQLGTIAAVGAAFTGEYHVGLGETQEEAFEAYLQKLSGVTPAPTDAEIPEESLERQDRISLVRALFEESGIEITEPTSIQIPISFQEGEVFFYTGAEQEETEELISGFIDDFVTPRSDRILMWEEDDVFNFGTVVIRDGIAELHYVSVEVGS
- a CDS encoding GMP synthase, glutamine amidotransferase domain (COG0518), which encodes MLLLLDNGSIFTRQIADLLHAAGAIFRRVSPAELGPDDAARFDSYILSGRRRNDAAVNAFNSRIIRHALSRGKPLLGICYGAEIMALTLGGTIRRTGARRGYGSVRVHGDNPLCGGEVTVFESHSFEIARLAGPVVGLASSSACEHEMIHARGSKMYGTQFHPEMSDDGRGMIRRFLSV